A genome region from Mesorhizobium sp. B2-1-8 includes the following:
- the acs gene encoding acetate--CoA ligase, producing MSEAHVHRVQPAWKKNALIDNDTYLKWYADSVKNPDKFWGKHGKRIDWFKPFSKVKNTSFDGKVSIKWFEDGQTNVSYNCVDRHLKKRGDQTAIIWEGDNPYDDRKITYNELYEHVCRLANVMKKHGVKKGDRVTIYMPMIPEAAYAMLACTRIGAIHSVVFGGFSPDALAGRIVDCESTFVITSDEGLRGGKPIPLKDNTDKAIEVAAKHHVKVKTVVVVRRTGGKIGWAPGRDVWYHDEVATVRPECKPEKMRAEDPLFILYTSGSTGQPKGVLHTTAGYLVYASMTHQYVFDYHDGDIYWCTADVGWVTGHSYIVYGPLANGATTLMFEGVPNYPSQSRFWEVIDKHKVNIFYTAPTALRALMGAGDDPVKKTSRKSLRVLGSVGEPINPEAWEWYFNVVGNSKVPIVDTWWQTETGGILITPLPGATDLKPGSATRPFFGIKPQLVDGEGKVLEGAADGNLCITDSWPGQMRTVYGDHDRFVQTYFSTYKGKYFTGDGCRRDSDGYYWITGRVDDVINVSGHRMGTAEVESALVSHEKVSEAAVVGYPHDIKGQGIYSYVTLMKGMEATEELRKELVAHVRKEIGAIATPDKIQFAPGLPKTRSGKIMRRILRKIAEDDFSALGDTSTLADPAVVDDLVANRQNKKG from the coding sequence ATGTCCGAGGCTCATGTCCATCGCGTCCAGCCGGCGTGGAAGAAGAACGCCCTGATCGACAATGACACCTATCTCAAATGGTATGCCGACAGCGTGAAGAACCCGGACAAATTCTGGGGCAAGCACGGCAAGCGCATCGACTGGTTCAAGCCCTTTTCCAAGGTCAAGAACACCTCCTTCGACGGCAAGGTCTCCATCAAGTGGTTCGAGGATGGCCAGACCAATGTCTCGTACAATTGCGTCGACCGCCACCTGAAGAAGCGCGGCGACCAGACCGCCATCATCTGGGAAGGCGACAATCCCTACGACGACAGGAAAATCACCTACAACGAGCTCTACGAGCATGTCTGCCGGTTGGCCAATGTGATGAAGAAGCACGGCGTCAAGAAAGGCGACCGCGTCACCATCTACATGCCGATGATCCCGGAGGCGGCTTACGCGATGCTGGCCTGCACGCGTATCGGCGCCATCCATTCGGTCGTCTTCGGCGGCTTTTCGCCGGATGCCTTGGCCGGCCGCATCGTCGACTGCGAATCGACCTTCGTCATCACATCGGATGAAGGCCTGCGCGGCGGCAAGCCCATTCCTCTCAAGGACAACACCGACAAGGCGATCGAGGTTGCCGCCAAGCACCATGTCAAGGTCAAGACAGTCGTGGTCGTGCGCCGCACGGGCGGCAAGATCGGCTGGGCGCCGGGGCGCGATGTCTGGTATCATGACGAAGTCGCGACGGTCAGGCCTGAGTGCAAGCCGGAGAAGATGAGGGCGGAGGATCCGCTGTTCATCCTCTACACGTCGGGCTCGACCGGCCAGCCGAAGGGCGTGCTGCACACCACCGCCGGCTATCTCGTCTATGCCTCGATGACGCACCAATATGTCTTCGACTACCATGACGGTGACATCTACTGGTGCACCGCCGATGTTGGCTGGGTCACCGGCCACAGCTACATCGTCTACGGACCGCTCGCCAACGGCGCCACCACGCTGATGTTCGAGGGCGTGCCGAACTACCCCTCGCAGTCGCGCTTCTGGGAAGTCATCGACAAGCACAAGGTCAACATCTTCTACACCGCCCCGACGGCGTTGCGCGCGCTGATGGGCGCCGGCGACGACCCGGTGAAGAAGACCTCGCGCAAGTCATTGCGCGTGCTGGGCTCGGTCGGCGAGCCGATCAATCCGGAAGCCTGGGAGTGGTATTTCAATGTCGTCGGCAACAGCAAGGTGCCGATCGTCGACACCTGGTGGCAGACCGAGACCGGCGGCATCCTGATCACGCCGCTGCCGGGCGCCACCGACCTCAAGCCAGGCTCGGCGACGCGGCCCTTCTTCGGCATCAAGCCGCAGCTGGTCGACGGCGAAGGTAAGGTGCTCGAAGGGGCCGCCGACGGCAATCTCTGCATCACCGATTCCTGGCCCGGCCAGATGCGCACCGTCTATGGCGATCACGACCGCTTCGTGCAGACCTATTTCTCGACCTACAAGGGCAAGTACTTCACCGGCGACGGCTGCCGCCGCGATTCGGACGGCTATTACTGGATCACCGGCCGTGTCGACGATGTCATCAACGTCTCCGGCCACCGCATGGGCACGGCCGAAGTCGAATCGGCGCTGGTCAGCCATGAGAAAGTCTCGGAAGCCGCCGTCGTCGGCTATCCCCATGACATCAAGGGCCAGGGCATCTACAGCTACGTGACCTTGATGAAGGGCATGGAGGCTACCGAAGAGCTGCGCAAGGAGCTCGTCGCCCACGTCCGCAAGGAGATCGGCGCCATCGCCACGCCCGACAAGATCCAGTTCGCGCCGGGCCTGCCCAAGACCCGCTCGGGCAAGATCATGCGCCGCATCCTGCGCAAGATAGCCGAGGACGATTTTTCCGCACTCGGCGACACCTCGACGCTCGCCGATCCGGCCGTGGTCGACGACCTCGTCGCCAACCGTCAGAACAAGAAGGGCTGA
- a CDS encoding usg protein codes for MRDHLEMDLMLKGYGLTTAKILYHFPDHPHLLQSFVWQDYDIAPKFPVLIRFIEFWKAKLDGPLHSVVYTHQKLIAPNEWRKVDGEFVLH; via the coding sequence ATGCGCGACCATCTTGAAATGGACCTGATGCTCAAAGGCTACGGCCTGACCACGGCCAAGATTCTTTATCATTTTCCCGACCACCCGCATCTCCTGCAGAGCTTCGTCTGGCAGGACTACGACATCGCTCCGAAGTTTCCTGTGCTGATCCGGTTCATCGAATTCTGGAAGGCCAAGCTCGACGGGCCGCTGCATTCGGTGGTCTACACGCACCAGAAGCTGATCGCGCCGAATGAATGGCGCAAGGTAGATGGGGAATTTGTGCTGCATTGA
- a CDS encoding aldo/keto reductase, which translates to MDYRHLGASGLKVPALSFGAGTFGGSGPLFGAWGNSDAQEARRLIDICLEAGVNLFDTADVYSNGASEEVLGEAIKGRRDAVLISTKTALPMGDGPADYGSSRSRLIKSVDAALKRLGTDYVDLLQLHAFDAGTPIEEVLSALDGLVRAGKLRYVGVSNFSGWQVMKSLGLAEKHGYPRYVAHQVYYSLLGRDYEWELMPLGLDQGVGALVWSPLGWGRLTGKIRRGLPLPEKSRLHETASFGPPVEDEHLYRVVDSLDAVAQETGKTVPQIAINWLLQRPTVSSVIIGARNEEQLRQNLGAVGWALTPEQVKKLDAASEVTAPYPYFPYRRQEGFAQLNPPAV; encoded by the coding sequence ATGGACTATCGACATCTCGGCGCATCGGGCCTGAAAGTCCCGGCGCTCTCATTCGGCGCCGGAACCTTTGGCGGTTCCGGCCCGCTGTTCGGCGCCTGGGGAAACAGCGACGCGCAAGAAGCGCGGCGGCTTATCGACATCTGCCTCGAGGCCGGCGTCAACCTCTTCGACACCGCCGATGTCTATTCGAATGGCGCCTCGGAAGAAGTGCTCGGCGAGGCGATCAAGGGCCGCCGCGACGCGGTTCTGATCTCGACCAAGACCGCGCTGCCGATGGGCGACGGGCCGGCCGACTATGGCTCGTCGCGCTCACGGCTGATCAAGTCGGTGGACGCCGCGCTGAAGCGCCTCGGCACCGACTATGTCGACCTGCTGCAACTGCACGCCTTCGATGCCGGGACGCCGATCGAGGAAGTTCTGTCGGCGCTGGACGGGCTCGTGCGCGCCGGCAAGCTGCGCTATGTCGGCGTCTCCAACTTCTCCGGCTGGCAAGTGATGAAGTCGCTCGGCCTGGCGGAGAAGCACGGCTACCCACGCTATGTCGCGCATCAGGTCTACTATTCTCTGCTCGGCCGCGACTATGAATGGGAGTTGATGCCGCTCGGCCTCGACCAGGGCGTCGGCGCGCTGGTGTGGAGCCCGCTCGGCTGGGGCCGCCTGACCGGCAAGATCCGCCGTGGCCTGCCCTTGCCGGAAAAGAGCCGGCTGCACGAGACCGCGAGCTTCGGCCCGCCGGTCGAGGACGAGCATCTCTATCGGGTTGTGGATTCGCTCGATGCGGTGGCGCAGGAAACCGGCAAGACCGTGCCCCAAATCGCCATCAACTGGCTGCTGCAGCGCCCGACCGTCTCCTCCGTCATCATCGGCGCCCGCAATGAAGAACAGCTGCGCCAGAACCTCGGCGCCGTCGGTTGGGCACTGACGCCGGAGCAGGTGAAAAAGCTCGACGCGGCAAGCGAGGTCACCGCGCCCTACCCGTACTTTCCGTACCGGCGCCAGGAAGGCTTTGCCCAGCTCAACCCGCCGGCGGTGTGA
- a CDS encoding MFS transporter — protein MPLALYALAAGAFGIGVTEFVIMGLLIDVSKDLGVSISAAGQLISGYALGVVIGAPLLTIATGNWPRKTVLLALMAIFTIGNLACALAPDYWTLMGARTITAFAHGTFFGVGSVVATGLVAPNRKASAIALMFTGLTIANILGVPFGTWLGQAFGWRAAFWAVTAVGLAAFAVILALVPRGQAALEKSDWRADLAVLRRTPVLLGLATTVLGYAGVFAVFTYIAPLLTEISGFREAAVSPILLVFGGGLVAGNLAGGKAADRWLVPAVLGSLVVLALVLATMSFAIHSQAMAVIYVGLLGAAAFATVAPLQMWVLEKAQGAGQSLASSFNIAAFNLGNAAGAWLGGAVIAHGLGLGSLTWVAALLPLAALAVAGLALRLDRGARLGAPAPVRS, from the coding sequence ATGCCTCTTGCTCTCTATGCCCTCGCTGCCGGTGCCTTTGGCATCGGTGTCACCGAATTCGTCATCATGGGCCTGCTCATCGATGTCAGCAAGGACCTCGGCGTCTCGATCTCCGCCGCCGGCCAGCTGATTTCCGGCTATGCACTGGGCGTCGTCATCGGTGCACCCTTGTTGACCATCGCCACCGGCAACTGGCCGCGCAAAACCGTACTGCTGGCGCTGATGGCGATCTTCACGATTGGCAACCTCGCCTGTGCGCTGGCGCCCGATTACTGGACGCTGATGGGTGCCCGCACCATCACCGCCTTTGCCCATGGCACTTTCTTCGGCGTTGGCTCGGTGGTCGCAACTGGTCTGGTCGCGCCCAACAGGAAGGCTTCGGCGATCGCGCTGATGTTCACCGGCCTGACCATCGCCAACATCCTCGGCGTGCCCTTCGGCACCTGGCTCGGCCAGGCCTTTGGCTGGCGCGCGGCCTTCTGGGCGGTGACCGCGGTCGGCCTCGCGGCCTTCGCCGTCATCCTGGCCCTGGTGCCGCGCGGCCAGGCCGCGCTCGAGAAGAGCGACTGGCGCGCCGATCTCGCCGTGCTGCGCCGCACACCCGTCCTGCTCGGCCTCGCCACCACGGTGCTCGGCTATGCCGGCGTCTTCGCCGTCTTCACCTATATCGCCCCGTTGCTCACCGAGATCAGCGGCTTCAGGGAAGCGGCCGTGTCGCCGATCCTGCTCGTCTTCGGCGGTGGCCTCGTCGCCGGCAATCTCGCCGGTGGCAAGGCCGCCGATCGCTGGCTGGTGCCGGCGGTGCTCGGCAGCCTCGTGGTGCTGGCGCTGGTGCTTGCCACGATGAGCTTCGCCATCCACAGCCAGGCCATGGCCGTGATCTATGTCGGCCTGCTCGGTGCCGCCGCCTTCGCCACCGTGGCGCCGCTGCAGATGTGGGTGCTGGAGAAAGCGCAAGGCGCCGGCCAGAGCCTGGCCTCATCGTTCAACATCGCCGCCTTCAATCTCGGCAATGCGGCCGGCGCCTGGCTTGGCGGCGCGGTCATCGCCCATGGCCTTGGGCTGGGTTCGCTCACCTGGGTCGCCGCCCTGCTGCCGCTCGCGGCACTCGCCGTGGCCGGCCTGGCGCTGCGCCTCGATCGCGGCGCCAGGCTCGGCGCGCCTGCCCCTGTCCGGTCGTGA
- a CDS encoding LysR family transcriptional regulator: MARPDINRSGEIEVFVRVVEAGSFSAAARRLRMTPSAVSKLIARLETRLGARLVSRSTRKLQLTPEGTAFYDSGVRVLADMDKAEREAAAGAAPRGRLRVNSYVPFGQHRLMALLPRFLERYPEISVEAVLTDSVIDLLEERADIAIRAGPLRESRLVARKLGQSRMVVVAAPAYLQARGTPLTPGDLGRHNMLAFGFVRYIDGWPFIDTAGAPVMIPIAGTATVSDGEAMRLSALSGAGIARLARWHVEPDIAAGRLVPMLEDFNPGDEEPTHAVYVGQGKHLPARVRAFLDFLAETVRL; encoded by the coding sequence ATGGCTCGGCCCGACATCAACCGCTCCGGCGAGATCGAAGTGTTCGTGCGTGTCGTCGAGGCGGGGAGCTTCTCGGCCGCGGCGCGGCGGCTGCGCATGACACCGTCGGCGGTGAGCAAGCTGATCGCGCGGCTCGAAACCCGGCTTGGCGCGCGGCTTGTCAGCCGCTCGACGCGCAAGCTCCAGCTCACGCCGGAAGGAACGGCCTTCTACGACAGCGGCGTGCGCGTGCTCGCCGACATGGATAAGGCCGAGCGTGAAGCCGCGGCAGGAGCCGCGCCGCGTGGAAGGCTGAGGGTCAACAGCTACGTGCCGTTCGGCCAACACCGGCTAATGGCGCTGCTACCGCGCTTTCTGGAACGCTATCCCGAAATTTCCGTCGAGGCCGTGCTGACCGACAGCGTGATCGACCTGTTGGAAGAGCGCGCCGATATCGCCATACGCGCCGGGCCGCTGCGCGAGTCACGACTGGTAGCCCGCAAGCTCGGTCAGAGCCGGATGGTGGTGGTTGCCGCGCCCGCCTATCTCCAAGCGCGCGGCACGCCGCTGACGCCCGGCGATCTCGGTCGTCACAACATGCTTGCCTTCGGTTTCGTCCGATACATCGACGGCTGGCCGTTCATCGACACGGCCGGAGCACCGGTCATGATCCCGATCGCAGGCACCGCCACGGTGAGCGACGGCGAGGCGATGCGGCTATCCGCACTGTCAGGGGCGGGCATTGCGCGGCTGGCGCGCTGGCATGTCGAGCCCGACATTGCCGCCGGCCGGCTGGTGCCGATGCTGGAAGACTTCAACCCCGGCGACGAAGAGCCGACCCATGCCGTGTATGTCGGCCAGGGCAAACACCTGCCTGCAAGGGTGCGGGCCTTTCTCGACTTTCTTGCCGAGACCGTCCGGCTGTAA
- a CDS encoding aldo/keto reductase: MRYNQLGNTGLFVSELCLGTMTFGAAGQNAQWGLIASLDQKGVNEIVGRSIAAGVNFFDTADVYSVGESERLLGQSLRDLGVLRSNVVIATKVHGAMGEGPNQRGSSRGHIMDSVDASLERLQLDHIDLYQLHGADAVTPIDETLRALDDLVSSGKVRYVGVSNWQAWRIAKALGIADSKGFARFETIQSYYSIAGRDLEREIVPLINEEKLGLMVWSPMAGGLLSGKYGPGAPGNGEGRRASFNFPPVNEDRAWASVAVMREIAKKHDVGVATVALGYVLAKPFVMSVIIGASRMDQLEQNLAATSLELDADDLARLDEVSALPSEYPGWMVDRQSAGRRPPPFVPKA; this comes from the coding sequence ATGCGTTACAATCAGCTTGGAAATACCGGGCTTTTCGTCTCCGAACTTTGCCTCGGCACCATGACCTTCGGCGCCGCCGGCCAGAATGCCCAATGGGGCCTGATCGCCAGCCTCGACCAGAAGGGCGTCAACGAGATCGTTGGCCGCTCGATCGCCGCCGGCGTCAACTTCTTCGACACGGCCGACGTCTATTCCGTTGGCGAGTCCGAACGCCTGCTCGGCCAGTCGCTTAGGGATCTCGGTGTTCTCAGGTCGAATGTGGTCATCGCCACCAAGGTTCATGGCGCCATGGGTGAAGGCCCGAACCAGCGCGGCTCCTCGCGCGGCCACATCATGGATTCGGTCGATGCCAGCCTCGAACGGCTGCAGCTCGACCATATCGATCTCTATCAGTTGCACGGCGCCGACGCGGTGACGCCGATCGACGAAACGCTGCGGGCACTCGATGATCTCGTCTCCAGCGGCAAGGTTCGCTATGTCGGTGTCTCCAACTGGCAGGCCTGGCGCATCGCCAAGGCGCTCGGCATCGCCGACAGCAAGGGCTTTGCCCGCTTCGAGACCATCCAGTCCTATTACTCGATCGCCGGCCGCGACCTCGAACGCGAGATCGTGCCGCTGATCAACGAGGAGAAGCTCGGCCTGATGGTGTGGTCGCCCATGGCCGGCGGGCTGCTGTCCGGCAAATACGGCCCCGGCGCGCCGGGCAATGGCGAGGGCCGCCGAGCGTCTTTCAACTTCCCTCCGGTCAACGAGGACCGCGCCTGGGCGTCGGTCGCCGTCATGCGCGAGATCGCCAAGAAGCATGATGTCGGCGTCGCCACCGTGGCGCTCGGCTATGTCCTGGCCAAGCCTTTCGTGATGAGCGTGATCATCGGCGCCAGCCGCATGGACCAACTCGAGCAGAACCTTGCCGCCACCAGCCTCGAGCTCGATGCCGACGACCTCGCCAGGCTGGACGAAGTGAGCGCCTTGCCGTCCGAATATCCCGGCTGGATGGTCGACCGCCAGAGCGCCGGCCGTCGTCCGCCGCCTTTCGTCCCGAAGGCATAG
- a CDS encoding type II toxin-antitoxin system VapC family toxin, with protein MYLLDTNIVSDVQRRLHRPTEWLASVDPTSVNLSVITLGEIERGIVKLGKVDSEKATRLDLWLRELRRDNADRILAVTEDVALTWDRITAGRTRGSADTLIAATALVHDLILVTRNVTDFEDTGVTVLNPWDV; from the coding sequence ATGTATCTGCTCGATACGAACATCGTTTCCGATGTGCAGAGGCGGCTGCATAGGCCGACTGAATGGCTGGCTTCGGTGGATCCAACATCGGTCAACCTCAGCGTCATTACCCTTGGTGAAATCGAGCGTGGGATCGTCAAGCTGGGCAAGGTCGATTCCGAAAAGGCGACACGCCTCGATTTATGGCTACGGGAGCTTCGGCGTGACAACGCCGACCGTATCCTTGCTGTCACGGAAGACGTGGCATTGACTTGGGACCGCATCACCGCCGGTCGGACACGAGGCAGCGCTGACACGCTCATCGCGGCAACCGCACTTGTCCATGACCTCATTCTGGTAACTCGCAATGTCACAGACTTTGAAGATACTGGCGTGACGGTGCTCAATCCCTGGGACGTCTAA
- a CDS encoding type II toxin-antitoxin system Phd/YefM family antitoxin yields MNWHLQDAKNNFSKLVQRARSEGPQTVTLRGERAAVVLSAEDYDRLAGKKKSLAEYLLTGPVWDDDFAEEVNRRPETMIRNVDL; encoded by the coding sequence ATGAACTGGCACCTTCAAGACGCAAAAAACAATTTCTCCAAGCTGGTCCAACGCGCGCGCAGCGAGGGACCGCAGACGGTAACTCTGCGCGGCGAGCGTGCCGCAGTGGTACTCTCCGCCGAGGATTACGACCGTCTGGCTGGAAAAAAGAAGTCGTTGGCTGAGTATCTTTTGACTGGCCCGGTTTGGGACGACGATTTCGCCGAGGAGGTCAACCGTCGCCCGGAAACGATGATCCGGAACGTCGATCTCTGA
- a CDS encoding YggS family pyridoxal phosphate-dependent enzyme codes for MGDTVQQFFAVRAKIAAAEQEAGREAGAVTLVAVSKTFDAADIQPVIEAGQRVFGENRVQEAQGKWPALKEASPDIELHLIGPLQSNKAREAVALFDVIETIDRDKIAAELAKEIARQGRAPKLYVQVNTGSEPQKAGIEPREAVAFVKRCREVHGLAIEGLMCIPPADENPGPHFALLEKLGKEAGIAKLSMGMSGDYETAIAFGATSVRVGSAIFGSR; via the coding sequence ATGGGCGACACCGTTCAGCAGTTTTTCGCGGTCAGGGCGAAGATCGCCGCCGCCGAGCAGGAAGCCGGCCGTGAAGCCGGCGCGGTGACGCTGGTGGCGGTCTCCAAGACCTTCGACGCCGCCGATATCCAACCGGTGATCGAGGCCGGCCAGCGCGTCTTCGGCGAGAACCGCGTCCAGGAAGCACAGGGCAAATGGCCCGCCCTGAAGGAAGCTTCCCCCGATATCGAACTGCACCTGATCGGCCCGCTCCAGTCGAACAAGGCCAGGGAGGCGGTGGCGCTGTTCGACGTCATCGAGACCATCGACCGCGACAAGATCGCCGCCGAACTCGCCAAGGAAATCGCCAGGCAAGGCCGTGCGCCAAAGCTCTATGTCCAGGTGAACACCGGCTCCGAACCGCAGAAGGCCGGCATCGAACCGCGCGAGGCGGTCGCCTTCGTCAAGCGTTGCCGGGAAGTCCACGGCCTCGCCATCGAAGGCCTGATGTGTATTCCGCCGGCCGACGAAAACCCCGGCCCGCATTTCGCCTTGTTGGAGAAGCTCGGCAAGGAAGCGGGCATCGCCAAACTGTCGATGGGCATGTCCGGCGACTACGAGACCGCGATCGCCTTCGGCGCCACCAGCGTCAGGGTCGGTTCGGCGATTTTTGGAAGCAGGTAG
- the leuS gene encoding leucine--tRNA ligase, which produces MATERYNPRASEPKWQKAWAEKKLFEAHNDDPRPKYYVLEMFPYPSGRIHIGHTRNYTMGDVVARYKRAKGFNVLHPMGWDAFGMPAENAAMQNKVHPKEWTYQNIATMREQLKVMGLSLDWAREFATCDVDYYHRQQMLFLDFVAKGLVTRKSSKVNWDPEDMTVLANEQVIDGRGWRSGALVEQRELTQWFFKITDFAQDLLDSLDGLDEWPEKVKLMQQNWIGRSEGLLIRWPLASEIAGEHELEVYTTRPDTIFGASFMAIAADHPLAKKAAETDPALAKFIDEVRHMGTSVAALETAEKKGFDTGIRVVHPFDDTWTLPVYVANFVLMEYGTGAIFGCPAHDQRDLDFANKYGLPVVPVVMPDGENPSAFQIIDEAYVDDGAMINSRFLDGMKPDRAFDEVANLLEQKTIGNRPMAERKVNFRLRDWGISRQRYWGCPIPMIHCEDCGVVPVPKADLPVKLPDDVDFDRPGNPLDRHPTWRHVKCPQCGQDARRETDTMDTFVDSSWYFARFTAPWAHDPTDPKAANEWLAVDQYIGGIEHAILHLLYSRFFTRAMRETGHVDLAEPFKGLFTQGMVVHETYRVGTASNGRWLAPTEVRLEDVDGKRRAIDIATGEAVTIGPLEKMSKSKKNTVSPEDITDGYGADTARWFMLSDSPPERDVEWTDDGAAGAHRFMQRIWRLVSTAAETLAGVTPKAANDGEAGAVSKAAHKILKAVGEDIEKLAFNRAIARIYELANALTTPLNEVAEGKADPVLKSACREAVEIMVHLIAPVMPHLAEECWETLGGIDLVAERPWPVFDSALVVDNEVTYPVQVNGKKRGDLTIARDADQGAVEKAALALDFVQKALEGKAPRKVIIVPQRIVNVVA; this is translated from the coding sequence ATGGCAACCGAACGATACAATCCGCGCGCGTCAGAGCCCAAATGGCAGAAGGCCTGGGCCGAAAAGAAGCTTTTCGAAGCGCACAATGACGATCCGCGCCCGAAATACTACGTGCTGGAGATGTTTCCCTACCCGTCGGGGCGCATCCATATCGGCCATACCCGCAATTATACGATGGGCGACGTGGTGGCGCGCTACAAGCGGGCCAAGGGCTTCAACGTGCTGCATCCGATGGGCTGGGACGCCTTCGGCATGCCGGCCGAGAACGCGGCCATGCAGAACAAGGTCCATCCCAAGGAGTGGACCTACCAGAACATCGCCACCATGCGCGAGCAGCTCAAGGTGATGGGCCTGTCGCTGGACTGGGCGCGCGAATTCGCCACCTGCGACGTCGATTACTACCACCGCCAGCAGATGCTGTTCCTCGACTTCGTCGCGAAGGGGCTGGTGACGCGCAAATCCTCCAAGGTCAACTGGGACCCGGAGGACATGACAGTGCTCGCCAACGAGCAGGTCATCGACGGGCGCGGCTGGCGCTCCGGCGCGCTGGTCGAACAGCGCGAGCTGACGCAGTGGTTCTTCAAGATCACCGATTTCGCGCAGGACCTGCTGGATTCGCTCGACGGCCTCGACGAATGGCCCGAAAAAGTGAAGCTGATGCAGCAGAACTGGATCGGCCGTTCGGAAGGCTTGCTGATCCGCTGGCCGCTGGCCTCGGAAATTGCCGGCGAGCATGAGCTGGAAGTCTATACGACGCGGCCCGACACCATTTTCGGTGCTTCCTTCATGGCGATCGCCGCCGATCATCCGCTGGCCAAGAAGGCCGCGGAGACCGATCCGGCGCTGGCGAAGTTCATCGACGAAGTGCGCCATATGGGCACTTCGGTGGCGGCGCTGGAGACGGCCGAGAAGAAGGGTTTTGACACCGGTATCCGCGTCGTCCATCCCTTCGACGATACCTGGACGCTGCCGGTCTATGTCGCCAATTTCGTGCTGATGGAATACGGCACCGGCGCCATCTTCGGCTGCCCGGCGCATGACCAGCGCGACCTCGACTTCGCCAACAAATACGGCTTGCCGGTGGTGCCGGTGGTGATGCCGGACGGCGAGAACCCGTCGGCTTTCCAGATCATCGACGAGGCCTATGTCGACGATGGTGCGATGATCAATTCGCGCTTCCTCGACGGCATGAAGCCGGACCGGGCTTTCGACGAGGTCGCGAATCTGCTGGAACAGAAGACGATCGGCAACCGGCCGATGGCCGAGCGCAAGGTGAATTTCCGCCTGCGCGACTGGGGCATTTCGCGCCAGCGCTACTGGGGCTGCCCGATCCCGATGATCCATTGCGAGGATTGCGGCGTGGTGCCGGTGCCGAAGGCCGACCTGCCGGTCAAGCTGCCGGACGATGTCGATTTCGACCGGCCGGGCAATCCGCTCGACCGGCATCCGACATGGCGGCATGTAAAGTGCCCGCAATGCGGCCAGGACGCCCGGCGCGAAACCGACACGATGGACACGTTCGTCGACTCGTCCTGGTATTTCGCCCGTTTTACGGCACCCTGGGCGCATGATCCGACCGATCCCAAGGCGGCGAACGAGTGGCTGGCGGTCGACCAGTATATTGGCGGCATCGAGCATGCGATCCTGCATCTGCTCTATTCGCGTTTCTTCACCCGCGCCATGCGCGAGACCGGCCATGTCGACCTGGCCGAACCGTTCAAGGGCCTGTTCACGCAAGGCATGGTGGTGCACGAAACCTACCGCGTCGGCACGGCATCGAATGGCCGCTGGCTGGCGCCGACCGAAGTGCGGCTGGAGGATGTCGACGGCAAGCGCCGCGCCATCGACATCGCCACCGGCGAGGCGGTCACCATCGGCCCGCTCGAGAAGATGTCGAAGTCGAAGAAGAACACGGTGAGCCCGGAAGACATCACCGACGGCTACGGCGCCGACACGGCGCGCTGGTTCATGCTGTCGGATTCTCCGCCCGAACGCGATGTCGAGTGGACCGACGACGGTGCCGCCGGCGCGCATCGCTTCATGCAGCGCATCTGGCGGCTGGTGTCGACGGCGGCCGAGACGCTGGCAGGGGTCACGCCCAAGGCGGCCAATGATGGCGAGGCCGGGGCCGTTTCCAAGGCCGCGCACAAAATCCTGAAGGCGGTCGGCGAAGACATCGAAAAGCTCGCCTTCAACCGTGCCATCGCCCGCATCTATGAACTGGCCAACGCGCTGACCACCCCGCTCAACGAGGTGGCGGAAGGCAAGGCCGATCCGGTACTGAAAAGCGCGTGCCGGGAGGCCGTCGAGATCATGGTGCACCTGATCGCGCCTGTCATGCCGCACCTTGCCGAAGAGTGCTGGGAGACGCTGGGCGGCATCGATCTGGTCGCCGAACGGCCGTGGCCGGTCTTCGATTCGGCGCTGGTCGTCGACAACGAAGTCACCTATCCGGTGCAGGTCAACGGCAAGAAGCGGGGGGATTTGACAATTGCCCGCGACGCGGACCAAGGTGCGGTCGAAAAAGCGGCCTTGGCTCTCGACTTCGTGCAGAAAGCACTTGAAGGCAAGGCTCCGCGCAAGGTGATCATCGTGCCGCAGAGGATCGTCAATGTCGTTGCCTGA